Proteins encoded within one genomic window of Perognathus longimembris pacificus isolate PPM17 chromosome 28, ASM2315922v1, whole genome shotgun sequence:
- the LOC125343510 gene encoding ATP synthase F(0) complex subunit C3, mitochondrial-like encodes MFACAKLACTPALIRAGSRMAYRPISASVLTRPDTRTGEGSTIFNGAQNAVCHLISREFQTSAISSDIDTAANFIGAGAATVGVAGSGAGIGTVFGSLIIGYARNPSLKQQLFSYAILGFTLSEAMGLFCLMVAFLILFAM; translated from the coding sequence ATGTTCGCCTGCGCCAAGCTCGCCTGCACCCCCGCTCTGATCCGAGCTGGATCCAGAATGGCGTACAGACCAATTTCTGCATCGGTGTTAACTCGACCAGATACTAGGACTGGAGAGGGCTCTACCATATTTAATGGGGCCCAGAATGCTGTGTGCCATCTTATCTCAAGGGAATTTCAGACCAGTGCAATCAGCAGTGACATTGATACTGCTGCCAATTTTATTGGTGCAGGTGCTGCCACAGTAGGAGTTGCTGGTTCTGGTGCTGGTATTGGAACAGTCTTTGGTAGTCTTATCATTGGTTATGCCAGAAACCCTTCGCtgaagcagcagctgttctcatatGCTATCCTGGGATTTACATTGTCTGAAGCCATGGGGCTCTTTTGTTTGATGGTTGCTTTCTTGATCTTGTTTGCCATGTAA